Proteins found in one Streptomyces sp. CB09001 genomic segment:
- a CDS encoding DinB family protein, translating to MTLDESTTSEPTTRDLAEAPAAALTGERADLVEMLAKHRHFLRFTTRDLTDEQAGLRTTVSELCLGGLIKHTASAERNWAEFIVNGPSAMGDFAAMTEADWAQRADEFKMLPGETLAGVLDDYAEVARRTEELIATLPDLGATQPLPKAPWFEADTEWSARRVLMHVIAETAQHAGHADIIRESLDGAKSMG from the coding sequence ATGACCCTTGACGAGTCGACCACCAGCGAGCCGACCACCCGCGACCTCGCCGAGGCCCCGGCCGCAGCCCTCACCGGCGAGCGCGCCGACCTGGTGGAGATGCTGGCCAAGCACCGGCACTTCCTGCGCTTCACCACCCGTGACCTCACCGACGAGCAGGCCGGGCTCCGGACCACCGTCAGCGAGCTGTGTCTGGGCGGCCTGATCAAGCACACGGCCTCGGCCGAGCGGAACTGGGCCGAGTTCATCGTCAACGGCCCCTCCGCGATGGGCGACTTCGCGGCCATGACCGAAGCCGACTGGGCCCAGCGGGCCGACGAGTTCAAGATGCTGCCCGGCGAGACGCTGGCCGGTGTGCTGGACGACTACGCCGAGGTGGCCCGCCGGACCGAGGAGCTGATCGCCACTCTGCCCGACCTGGGAGCCACCCAGCCGTTGCCGAAGGCGCCGTGGTTCGAGGCCGACACCGAGTGGTCGGCGCGCCGGGTGCTGATGCACGTCATCGCCGAGACCGCCCAGCACGCCGGCCACGCCGACATCATCCGCGAGTCCCTGGACGGCGCGAAGAGCATGGGCTGA
- a CDS encoding alpha/beta hydrolase — translation MTISSSTSRRTVLAALLAGAVSVPLVGAAPASSVSAPALELPRPSGPHPVGRRTLHLVDRQRRDPWVPTARGRELMVSVFYPGRSSGGAPAAYMTESEAQRLLEAKGLAEAVPAETVAGTRTHARLATPTARGRFPLVLLSPGFSMPRTTLTALAEDLAARGHVVAAVDHAYESVGTEFPGGRVPPCVACDRVGADVDEATVVRGRAADLSFVIDELTDRRSTGAPAHMIDARRIGIAGHSIGGAAAMATMAADRRVRAGVNLDGGFFVPDAGHRIGRRPFMMVGAEAVHGPGNTASDWAATYDRLHGWKRWLTVAGAGHFSFTDIPWLAEQLELPDPEVPLSGERGWYITRDYVGAFFDLHLRGIAQPLLHGPTSSHPEVGFHRP, via the coding sequence ATGACGATCAGTTCGAGCACTTCGCGCAGAACCGTCCTGGCCGCGCTGCTCGCGGGAGCCGTGTCCGTACCCCTTGTCGGGGCCGCGCCCGCGTCGTCGGTGTCCGCCCCGGCGCTGGAGTTGCCCCGGCCCTCCGGCCCCCACCCCGTGGGGCGCCGCACCCTGCACCTCGTCGACCGGCAGCGCCGCGACCCCTGGGTGCCGACGGCACGCGGCCGGGAGCTGATGGTGTCCGTGTTCTACCCGGGTCGCTCGTCCGGCGGGGCCCCGGCGGCGTACATGACCGAGAGCGAGGCGCAGCGGCTCCTGGAGGCCAAAGGACTCGCCGAGGCCGTCCCGGCCGAGACGGTCGCCGGAACGCGTACGCACGCACGGCTCGCCACGCCGACCGCGCGGGGCCGCTTCCCCTTGGTGCTCCTGTCCCCCGGCTTCTCCATGCCACGCACCACGCTCACCGCGCTCGCCGAGGACCTGGCCGCCCGCGGCCACGTCGTGGCCGCCGTGGACCACGCCTACGAGTCCGTCGGGACGGAGTTCCCCGGGGGCCGGGTCCCGCCCTGCGTGGCCTGCGACCGCGTCGGCGCCGATGTCGACGAGGCGACGGTCGTGCGGGGCCGGGCCGCGGACCTCTCCTTCGTGATCGACGAGCTGACCGACCGCCGGAGTACGGGGGCACCGGCACACATGATCGACGCGCGCCGTATCGGCATCGCCGGCCACTCGATCGGCGGAGCGGCCGCCATGGCCACGATGGCGGCCGACCGCCGGGTACGGGCGGGGGTCAACCTGGACGGGGGCTTCTTCGTACCGGACGCGGGACACCGCATCGGCAGACGCCCGTTCATGATGGTCGGAGCCGAGGCCGTCCACGGTCCCGGCAACACCGCCAGCGACTGGGCCGCCACCTACGACCGCCTGCACGGCTGGAAACGCTGGCTGACCGTGGCGGGGGCCGGGCACTTCTCCTTCACTGACATCCCCTGGCTGGCGGAGCAGTTGGAGCTGCCCGATCCGGAGGTGCCGCTCTCGGGCGAGCGGGGCTGGTACATCACCCGCGACTACGTCGGCGCCTTCTTCGACCTCCACCTCCGGGGCATCGCCCAGCCCCTCCTCCACGGCCCCACGTCCTCCCACCCCGAGGTCGGATTCCACCGGCCGTAG
- a CDS encoding TIGR03084 family metal-binding protein yields the protein MSDPTPVIDDLREESEELDALVAELSPEGWRLATPAPGWTIAHQIAHLNWTDRATLVAVTDGDGFKGLIEQALAAPDRYVDDGAEEGAKQDPAALLAAWREGRAALEEALRTAAPGARFPWYGPPMATASMATARLMETWAHGLDIAAALGVSRPPTGRLRHVARIGVRARDFAYAAHGLTPPAEPFRVELTAPGGDVWAYGPEDAPQRVTGPALDFCLLATQRAHRADLALTAEGPDADRWLDIAQAFAGPPGAGRPPGAGRPPGADNPPGAGSRPAQGEPR from the coding sequence GTGTCCGACCCGACACCCGTGATCGACGACCTGCGCGAGGAGAGCGAGGAACTCGACGCCCTGGTCGCCGAGTTGAGCCCCGAGGGCTGGCGCCTGGCCACCCCGGCGCCCGGCTGGACGATCGCCCACCAGATCGCGCACCTGAACTGGACCGACCGGGCCACCCTGGTCGCCGTCACCGACGGGGACGGATTCAAGGGGCTGATCGAGCAGGCCCTCGCCGCGCCCGACCGGTACGTCGACGACGGCGCCGAGGAGGGGGCGAAGCAGGACCCCGCCGCGCTGCTGGCGGCCTGGCGAGAGGGCCGCGCCGCCCTCGAAGAGGCGCTGCGCACCGCCGCCCCCGGCGCCCGCTTCCCCTGGTACGGCCCGCCCATGGCCACCGCCTCCATGGCCACCGCCCGCCTGATGGAGACCTGGGCGCACGGCCTGGACATCGCGGCCGCCCTCGGTGTGTCCCGCCCGCCCACCGGCCGACTGCGGCACGTCGCCCGCATCGGCGTCCGCGCCCGGGACTTCGCCTACGCCGCCCACGGGCTCACCCCGCCCGCCGAACCGTTCCGCGTCGAACTCACCGCGCCGGGCGGGGACGTGTGGGCGTACGGCCCCGAGGACGCCCCCCAGCGCGTGACCGGCCCCGCGCTCGACTTCTGCCTCCTGGCCACCCAGCGCGCCCACCGCGCCGACCTCGCGCTCACCGCCGAGGGCCCGGACGCCGACCGCTGGCTGGACATCGCGCAGGCCTTCGCCGGACCGCCCGGAGCCGGACGCCCGCCCGGAGCCGGACGCCCGCCCGGAGCCGATAACCCGCCCGGAGCCGGGAGCCGCCCGGCGCAGGGGGAACCCCGGTGA
- a CDS encoding EamA family transporter, producing the protein MSTPSATPSATPGTSSPAAAPAAAPAVGHASMPDGAPGDAPGGRFGALGPVGLVLAGGISVQFGAALAVSLMPRAGALGVVTLRLAVAAVVMLLVCRPRLRGHSRADWGTVVVFGVAMAAMNGLFYQAVDRIPLGPAVTLEVLGPLALSVFASRRAVNLVWAALALAGVFLLGGGGFDGLDPAGAAFALAAGAMWAAYIVFSARTGRRFPQADGLALAMAVGALLFLPLGVVESGTRLIDPVTLALGAGVALLSSVLPYTLELLALRRLPAPTFAILMSLEPAIAAAAGFLILDQALTATQSAAIALVIAASMGAVRTQVGRRRPKPLPELP; encoded by the coding sequence GTGAGTACCCCCAGTGCCACTCCCAGCGCCACCCCCGGCACCTCGTCCCCGGCCGCCGCGCCCGCCGCCGCGCCCGCCGTCGGTCACGCGTCCATGCCGGACGGAGCGCCGGGTGATGCTCCTGGCGGACGGTTCGGCGCCCTCGGCCCCGTGGGCCTGGTCCTCGCCGGCGGCATCTCCGTGCAGTTCGGTGCCGCGCTGGCGGTGAGCCTGATGCCGCGGGCCGGTGCGCTCGGCGTGGTGACCCTGCGGCTGGCCGTGGCCGCCGTCGTCATGCTGCTGGTCTGCCGGCCGCGGCTGCGCGGCCACTCCCGGGCCGACTGGGGCACGGTCGTCGTCTTCGGCGTCGCCATGGCCGCCATGAACGGCCTCTTCTACCAGGCCGTCGACCGCATCCCGCTCGGCCCCGCCGTCACCCTGGAGGTGCTCGGCCCGCTCGCCCTCTCCGTCTTCGCCTCCCGCCGCGCGGTCAACCTGGTCTGGGCCGCGCTCGCCCTGGCCGGCGTCTTCCTGCTGGGCGGCGGCGGCTTCGACGGCCTCGACCCGGCCGGTGCCGCCTTCGCCCTGGCGGCGGGCGCCATGTGGGCGGCGTACATCGTCTTCAGCGCCCGCACCGGACGCCGCTTCCCGCAGGCCGACGGGCTGGCCCTGGCGATGGCGGTCGGCGCGCTGCTGTTCCTGCCGCTGGGCGTCGTCGAGTCGGGGACCAGGCTCATCGACCCGGTGACGCTCGCACTGGGCGCCGGGGTCGCCCTGCTCTCCTCCGTCCTGCCCTACACCCTCGAACTCCTCGCGCTGCGCCGCCTGCCCGCGCCGACCTTCGCCATCCTCATGAGCCTGGAGCCCGCCATCGCCGCCGCGGCCGGTTTCCTCATCCTCGACCAGGCCCTGACCGCCACCCAGTCCGCCGCCATCGCCCTGGTCATCGCGGCCAGCATGGGCGCGGTACGGACCCAGGTGGGGCGGCGGCGGCCGAAGCCGCTCCCCGAGCTGCCGTGA
- a CDS encoding serine/threonine-protein kinase: protein MNHTAEVFQPLQDDDPRTVAGYRLAARLGAGGMGRVYLSHTRGGRPVAIKVVRSELADDATFRRRFGREITSARTVKGAYTAELIDADPDGSPPWLATLYVPGPSLAGAVARNGPLPVSAVLWLMAGVAEALQAIHAAGIVHRDLKPANVLLAADGPRVIDFGISLAADSTAHTATGTTIGTPQYMAPEQASAGAITAATDIFSLGQTAVFAALGKPLYGDGPAATVLYRIVHSEPDLSELPERLRDLLGRCLAADPGERATPAEIVEWCRRELGRDGAEESGPAVWREIAGPPVTVPPPVAATGPATAAAPVAAPGPTAVHTTPWTAPQGTVPAPWPGGPAPWPGAVGPVGPVGPVGPVVPQRPSGPEERRRRRRNAVLISAAAVVACGLVIAAGTALLDAAGRGLDRARDAVGSASASGTPRPVAEGPASAGETASSTGPGAASSADTSGTGADGPTAVTTAPVAHAYYAPMLGDDNSLILHNGKESKDRKGDIRFGCENVGCELESDTSVMVENVLGPGATYETCRRLTSDPEASHELLLADKAAGSEICVKHRNGDIALLVIQVKSTAMREDGFLTFDMTVWPAAG from the coding sequence ATGAATCACACGGCCGAGGTCTTCCAGCCCTTGCAGGACGACGATCCGCGCACGGTGGCCGGTTACCGTCTCGCGGCCCGGCTCGGCGCGGGCGGCATGGGGCGGGTGTACCTGTCGCACACCCGGGGCGGCCGTCCCGTGGCCATCAAGGTCGTACGGTCGGAACTGGCCGACGACGCGACCTTCCGGCGGCGCTTCGGCCGGGAGATCACCTCGGCGCGCACGGTGAAGGGCGCCTACACCGCCGAACTGATCGACGCCGACCCGGACGGCAGCCCGCCCTGGCTGGCCACCCTGTACGTGCCCGGGCCCTCCCTGGCGGGCGCCGTCGCCCGGAACGGGCCGCTGCCGGTGTCCGCCGTGCTCTGGCTGATGGCGGGGGTCGCCGAGGCCCTGCAGGCCATCCACGCGGCGGGGATCGTGCACCGGGACCTCAAACCGGCCAACGTCCTGCTGGCCGCCGACGGACCGCGCGTCATCGACTTCGGCATCTCGCTCGCCGCCGACAGCACCGCGCACACCGCCACGGGCACCACCATCGGCACGCCCCAGTACATGGCCCCCGAGCAGGCCTCCGCGGGTGCCATCACGGCGGCCACCGACATCTTCTCGCTCGGGCAGACGGCCGTGTTCGCGGCGCTGGGGAAGCCGCTGTACGGCGACGGACCGGCCGCCACCGTGCTGTACCGCATCGTCCACTCCGAGCCCGACCTCTCCGAGCTGCCCGAACGTCTGCGCGACCTGCTCGGCCGCTGCCTGGCCGCCGACCCGGGGGAGCGGGCCACTCCGGCGGAGATCGTCGAGTGGTGCCGCCGGGAGCTGGGCCGGGACGGCGCGGAGGAGTCGGGTCCGGCCGTGTGGCGGGAGATCGCCGGGCCGCCGGTGACGGTCCCGCCGCCGGTCGCGGCCACGGGACCGGCGACCGCCGCGGCTCCGGTCGCGGCACCGGGCCCGACCGCGGTGCACACCACGCCGTGGACCGCCCCGCAGGGGACCGTCCCGGCGCCCTGGCCGGGCGGCCCCGCGCCCTGGCCGGGCGCCGTCGGACCGGTCGGACCGGTCGGACCGGTCGGGCCGGTCGTGCCGCAGCGGCCGAGCGGGCCGGAAGAACGCAGGCGCCGCCGGAGAAACGCCGTCCTGATCTCGGCCGCCGCCGTCGTCGCGTGCGGCCTGGTGATCGCGGCGGGCACGGCGCTGCTGGACGCGGCGGGGCGGGGCCTGGACCGGGCCCGGGACGCGGTCGGGTCCGCCTCGGCGTCCGGTACGCCCCGTCCGGTGGCGGAGGGGCCGGCGTCGGCGGGGGAGACCGCGTCGTCGACCGGGCCGGGCGCCGCCTCGTCCGCCGACACGTCGGGCACGGGGGCCGACGGGCCCACGGCCGTGACCACGGCACCGGTGGCCCACGCCTACTACGCCCCGATGCTCGGGGACGACAACTCGCTGATCCTCCACAACGGCAAGGAGAGCAAGGACCGCAAGGGAGACATCCGCTTCGGCTGCGAGAACGTGGGCTGCGAGCTGGAGAGTGACACCAGCGTGATGGTCGAGAACGTCCTCGGCCCCGGCGCCACGTACGAGACGTGCCGTCGGCTGACCTCCGACCCGGAGGCCTCCCACGAGCTGCTGCTGGCCGACAAGGCGGCGGGTAGCGAAATCTGCGTCAAGCACCGCAACGGAGACATCGCGCTGCTGGTCATCCAGGTCAAGTCGACCGCCATGCGGGAGGACGGCTTCCTCACGTTCGACATGACGGTCTGGCCGGCGGCCGGGTGA
- a CDS encoding FAD-binding and (Fe-S)-binding domain-containing protein: MTDLEAALRRAVRGEVGFDTTSRALTTMDASNYRRVPLGVVAPRDADDVAAVLEVCRERGVPVVARGGGTSIAGQATGTGVVLDFTRHMNRLVALDPEARTAVVQPGLVLDRLQDAAAPHGLRFGPDPSTHSRCTLGGMIGNNSCGSHSVAWGTTADSVRELSVLTARGRRLRLGREWAGAPDGLRGLVDGDLARLRTGFPDLPRRISGYALDALLPENGADVARSFCGSEGTLGVLTEAVVRLVEAPRARALAVLGYADEAGAAEAAAGLLPLGPLTVEGMAVDLVPSTEGLPRGGAWLFVETGGETETEARARAEAVVRAADVVDALVVTDPAGQRTLWRIREDASGTATRMPDGSEAWPGWEDCAVPPARLGGYLRDFRRLLTAHGLRGTPYGHFGDGCIHVRIDFDLLTEAGVVRFRRFSEELADVVVAHGGSLSGEHGDGQARAELLPRMYGEETVALFERAKAVWDPDDLLNPGMLVRPAPLDANLRFAVLPREPVDVEFGYPSDGGDFSAAVRRCVGVAKCRTTSVSGAGVMCPSFRATGDEAHSTRGRARLLHEMLAGELVTDGWRSTEVRDALDLCLSCKGCRSDCPVEVDMATYKAEFLHHHYEGRRRPAAHYAMGWLPVWLRWAARTRTAPVLNALASVRPLAAVAKRLGGIAGEREVPRLARETFSRWWRGRRRGPAEDGDLVVLWPDTFTEHLSPSVGRAAVQVLEAAGLRVVLPPTLRGRALVGDGTSRSAPALLTARRGQVCCGLTYVSTGQLDRARAVLRRTLDLMAPVLETSAPVVVLEPSCAAALRTDLPELLHDDPRAARLAARVLTFAEALERHAPDWTPPAVNLPAVGQTHCHQHAVLGDAADRRLRESAGLTGELSGGCCGLAGNFGFEDGHYEVSAACAEDQLLPAVREAPDGAVVLADGFSCRTQLEQLAGVRGRHLAEVLAEGLE, translated from the coding sequence GGGGTGGTCGCGCCCAGGGACGCCGACGACGTGGCGGCCGTGCTGGAGGTGTGCCGGGAGCGCGGGGTGCCGGTCGTGGCGCGGGGCGGCGGTACGTCGATCGCCGGGCAGGCGACGGGTACGGGGGTGGTGCTGGACTTCACCCGGCACATGAACCGGCTGGTCGCGCTCGACCCCGAGGCGCGTACGGCCGTCGTCCAGCCGGGGCTGGTCCTCGACCGCCTCCAGGACGCCGCCGCGCCGCACGGGCTGCGTTTCGGGCCCGACCCCTCCACCCACAGCCGCTGCACGCTCGGCGGCATGATCGGCAACAACTCCTGCGGCTCCCACTCGGTCGCCTGGGGCACGACGGCGGACAGCGTGCGCGAGCTGTCCGTGCTCACCGCGCGGGGGCGGCGGCTGCGGCTCGGGCGGGAGTGGGCCGGCGCGCCGGACGGGCTGCGCGGGCTGGTGGACGGCGACCTCGCCCGCCTGCGCACCGGCTTCCCCGACCTCCCCCGCCGCATCTCCGGCTACGCACTGGACGCCCTGCTCCCGGAGAACGGCGCGGACGTGGCCCGTTCCTTCTGCGGCTCGGAGGGCACGCTGGGCGTGCTGACCGAGGCGGTCGTACGGCTGGTGGAGGCACCCCGGGCGCGTGCGCTGGCGGTGCTGGGCTACGCCGACGAGGCCGGGGCGGCGGAGGCGGCGGCCGGGCTGCTGCCGCTCGGCCCGCTGACGGTGGAGGGCATGGCGGTGGACCTGGTGCCGTCCACGGAGGGACTGCCGCGGGGCGGGGCCTGGCTCTTCGTGGAGACGGGCGGGGAGACGGAGACGGAGGCACGCGCGCGTGCGGAGGCGGTCGTACGGGCGGCGGACGTCGTCGACGCGCTGGTGGTGACCGACCCGGCCGGGCAGCGGACGCTGTGGCGGATCCGGGAGGACGCGAGCGGTACGGCGACCAGGATGCCGGACGGTTCGGAGGCGTGGCCGGGGTGGGAGGACTGCGCGGTGCCGCCGGCCCGGCTGGGCGGCTACCTGCGGGACTTCCGGCGCCTGCTCACCGCCCACGGCCTGCGCGGCACCCCGTACGGGCACTTCGGCGACGGCTGCATCCACGTACGCATCGACTTCGACCTGCTGACGGAGGCCGGGGTGGTCCGCTTCCGCCGCTTCTCGGAGGAGCTGGCGGACGTGGTCGTGGCGCACGGGGGTTCGCTGTCCGGCGAGCACGGGGACGGGCAGGCGCGGGCGGAGCTGCTGCCGCGGATGTACGGGGAGGAGACGGTGGCGCTCTTCGAGCGGGCCAAGGCGGTCTGGGACCCGGACGACCTCCTCAACCCCGGCATGCTGGTCCGCCCGGCGCCGCTCGACGCGAACCTCCGCTTCGCCGTCCTGCCGCGCGAGCCGGTGGACGTGGAGTTCGGCTATCCGTCCGACGGCGGCGACTTCTCGGCGGCGGTACGCCGGTGTGTGGGCGTCGCCAAGTGCCGTACGACGTCGGTGTCGGGGGCGGGCGTGATGTGCCCGTCGTTCCGCGCGACGGGGGACGAGGCGCATTCCACGCGCGGACGGGCGCGGCTGCTGCACGAGATGCTCGCCGGGGAGCTGGTGACGGACGGCTGGCGGTCGACGGAGGTACGGGACGCCCTCGACCTGTGTCTGTCCTGCAAGGGCTGCCGCTCCGACTGCCCGGTCGAGGTCGACATGGCCACGTACAAGGCGGAGTTCCTGCACCACCACTACGAGGGGCGCCGCCGCCCCGCCGCCCACTACGCGATGGGGTGGCTGCCGGTGTGGCTGCGCTGGGCGGCGCGGACGCGGACGGCGCCGGTACTCAACGCGCTCGCGTCGGTACGGCCGTTGGCCGCCGTGGCGAAGCGGCTGGGCGGGATCGCGGGGGAGCGGGAGGTGCCGCGGCTGGCCAGGGAGACGTTCAGCCGGTGGTGGCGGGGGCGGCGCCGGGGACCGGCCGAGGACGGCGACCTGGTGGTGCTGTGGCCCGACACGTTCACCGAGCACCTCTCGCCCTCCGTGGGCCGGGCGGCCGTACAGGTGCTGGAGGCGGCGGGGCTGCGGGTGGTGCTGCCGCCGACGCTGCGGGGACGCGCGCTGGTCGGGGACGGTACGTCGAGGTCGGCGCCGGCGCTGCTCACGGCGCGGCGGGGACAGGTGTGCTGCGGCCTGACGTACGTCTCGACGGGCCAACTGGACCGTGCCCGCGCGGTGCTGCGCCGCACGCTCGACCTGATGGCCCCGGTGCTGGAGACGTCGGCGCCGGTCGTCGTCCTGGAGCCGAGCTGCGCCGCCGCCCTGCGCACCGACCTGCCCGAGCTGCTGCACGACGACCCGCGCGCGGCCCGGCTCGCGGCGCGTGTGCTGACCTTCGCGGAGGCGCTGGAACGCCACGCACCCGACTGGACACCACCGGCGGTGAACCTCCCGGCGGTCGGCCAGACCCACTGCCACCAGCACGCGGTCCTGGGCGACGCGGCCGACCGGCGCCTGCGCGAGTCGGCGGGCCTGACCGGTGAGCTGAGCGGCGGCTGCTGCGGCCTCGCGGGCAACTTCGGCTTCGAGGACGGCCACTACGAGGTCTCGGCCGCGTGCGCCGAGGACCAGCTCCTCCCCGCGGTGCGCGAGGCGCCGGACGGCGCGGTGGTCCTGGCGGACGGGTTCTCCTGCCGGACGCAGCTGGAGCAGCTGGCGGGGGTGCGGGGGCGGCATCTGGCGGAGGTGCTGGCGGAGGGGCTGGAGTGA
- a CDS encoding NUDIX domain-containing protein has product MRRLLTRLWRLLRPVQSRLMWLVNAKFVVGVTGVVRDDEGRVLMLKHRLWAPGRQWGLPSGFAHKGEDFRRTVVREVREETGLDVEAGRLVMLNSGLRTRLEVAYEARLLGGELRLDPFEILEARWCRPDELPEDVQPVCRPLVQGETVP; this is encoded by the coding sequence GTGAGACGACTCCTGACCCGCCTCTGGCGCCTGCTGCGGCCCGTCCAGAGCCGCCTGATGTGGCTGGTGAACGCCAAGTTCGTGGTCGGCGTGACCGGCGTCGTGCGGGACGACGAGGGGCGGGTCCTGATGCTGAAGCACCGGTTGTGGGCGCCGGGCCGCCAGTGGGGTCTGCCGAGCGGCTTCGCGCACAAGGGCGAGGATTTCCGGCGGACCGTCGTCCGGGAGGTCAGGGAGGAGACCGGGCTCGACGTGGAGGCGGGCCGGCTGGTCATGCTCAACAGCGGCCTGCGCACCCGCCTGGAGGTGGCGTACGAGGCGCGGCTCCTGGGCGGGGAGCTGCGCCTCGACCCGTTCGAGATCCTGGAGGCCCGCTGGTGCCGCCCGGACGAGCTGCCCGAGGACGTCCAGCCGGTCTGCCGTCCGCTGGTACAGGGCGAGACGGTGCCCTGA
- a CDS encoding FG-GAP repeat protein, with amino-acid sequence MGGGAVVVALAVAAGLVIADDGPAGIASPYDCGTGGGHGTATAAPGSDRPASEGTADFDGDGHPDLVLGGPADVEGAVGGGSIEVVYGAGEGAGTARCQFLTQDDAGIPGKSDYEAFFGAETVARDFDGDGYSDLAVTVLDSGSGIIIMWGSEEGLSRAARVPGTDVSHVAWDNDGSLNESLVAGDFDGDGHCDLVFGLGSDKGLLKGPFGRDGDPAGTGRVRAPRRPSADVELASYVDLVAGDLDGDGIDDLVSFHNADTKSEVNRPVSYLRGGRNGFTQPEGTRLPDADTGAIGDVDGDGIDDLVLNPFGGDPSRSSVTVAYGSEDGPGERTTTVDQNTPGVPGDELREQDVVFESLDTGDVNGDGYEDVVAGAPRWDLDGNGEPGPEYVLFLAGGPEGLSGAGARLFDGRDLGAAPGGDADFGAAVGLTDLDGDGLADLVVTAPGSGTVDSVTWLLSGTTDGPSAEGVARLSADTFEDAGPDTAMGLGGIAHRGFRSSSPAI; translated from the coding sequence ATGGGGGGCGGCGCGGTCGTCGTCGCCTTGGCGGTCGCCGCGGGTCTGGTGATCGCCGACGACGGGCCGGCCGGCATCGCGTCGCCGTACGACTGCGGGACGGGCGGCGGCCACGGCACCGCCACCGCCGCACCCGGGTCGGACCGGCCCGCGTCGGAAGGCACCGCCGACTTCGACGGGGACGGGCACCCCGACCTGGTCCTCGGGGGGCCTGCGGACGTGGAGGGCGCCGTCGGCGGCGGGAGCATCGAGGTCGTGTACGGGGCGGGGGAGGGGGCGGGGACCGCCCGTTGTCAGTTTCTGACGCAGGACGACGCCGGAATACCCGGGAAGAGCGACTACGAGGCCTTCTTCGGGGCGGAGACCGTGGCGCGCGACTTCGACGGGGACGGATACAGCGACCTCGCCGTGACCGTCCTCGACTCGGGGTCGGGCATCATCATCATGTGGGGGTCCGAGGAGGGGCTCTCGCGTGCCGCGCGGGTACCGGGGACGGACGTCAGCCACGTCGCCTGGGACAACGACGGTTCCCTGAACGAGAGCCTCGTCGCCGGGGACTTCGACGGGGACGGGCATTGCGACCTGGTCTTCGGGCTCGGCTCCGACAAGGGGCTGCTCAAGGGGCCGTTCGGACGGGACGGCGACCCCGCCGGGACGGGCCGTGTCCGCGCCCCGCGCAGGCCGTCCGCCGATGTCGAACTCGCGAGCTACGTCGACCTCGTCGCCGGGGACCTCGACGGCGACGGGATCGACGACCTGGTGAGCTTCCACAACGCGGACACGAAGTCCGAGGTGAACCGACCGGTGAGCTACCTGCGCGGTGGCCGAAACGGCTTCACGCAACCGGAGGGCACCCGCCTGCCCGACGCGGACACGGGCGCGATCGGCGACGTGGACGGGGACGGCATCGACGACCTGGTCCTCAACCCCTTCGGCGGCGACCCGAGCCGCAGTTCGGTGACGGTGGCGTACGGATCGGAGGACGGCCCGGGGGAGAGGACGACGACCGTCGACCAGAACACCCCCGGCGTGCCGGGCGATGAACTGCGGGAACAGGACGTCGTCTTCGAGAGCCTGGACACCGGGGACGTCAACGGTGACGGATACGAGGACGTGGTGGCCGGGGCTCCCCGGTGGGACCTGGACGGGAACGGGGAACCGGGGCCCGAGTACGTGCTGTTCCTGGCGGGAGGACCGGAGGGGCTCAGCGGTGCCGGCGCCCGGCTGTTCGACGGGCGCGACCTCGGCGCCGCCCCGGGCGGGGACGCCGACTTCGGCGCCGCCGTCGGCCTCACCGACCTGGACGGCGACGGGCTGGCCGACCTGGTGGTGACGGCGCCGGGCAGCGGCACGGTCGACAGCGTCACGTGGCTGTTGTCCGGCACCACCGACGGCCCCTCCGCCGAGGGCGTCGCCCGGCTGTCCGCGGACACCTTCGAGGACGCCGGGCCAGACACCGCGATGGGCTTGGGCGGGATCGCCCACCGAGGATTCCGGTCCTCGTCCCCTGCGATCTAG